From the genome of Ailuropoda melanoleuca isolate Jingjing chromosome 5, ASM200744v2, whole genome shotgun sequence:
ACAGATCAAGGCCAGGCCTTCTGAGTTCTAGCAGTGATTTTTGCCTGCAGGAACATTGCTGCCAGGAACTGCCCTCTGAGCTGTACTGGGCCCAGCCGAGTGGCCAAGATTGGGGACTGTGGGGTGGCAAGAGGTATCTATAGGTGTGGggtctggggaggtggggaggctgctgCTCCAAGGGCGTTTACCAGCACTCTGGTGGCACTTGATCAGCTAACTCATCAcgctgctcctccctcctgcagagCCAGCTGTTACGGCAAGCGGGGCTGGGCTCTGGTGGGGGGAAGGTGGATGCCCCCAGAGGCCTTCTTGGAGGCCTCTTCACATCCCAGGCAGACTCTGGTGAATACACACACAACCCCCTCCCTGGTCTTGGGCCACCTCATGTGAGGGAAAGGGAAGGCTATGCCTGATAGGCTTCATTCAGTTTCCCCCACTCGTGATGCAGGTCTTTTGGGGTGCTGCTCTGGGAGATCTTCTCATTAGGCTTCTATGCCTAATTACGCCCTGCCCTGGGAGCACCAACCAGGATGTGCTGTACTTTGTCATTGGAGGGGGACAGATGGGTCCTCCCAGGGGCTGTGTGAGTATGGAGTGTTGTCCAGGGAGGAAGGTCCTTCACAGCCATGGGTGGGATGAACTCCTGCTTCGCCCCAGGTACCATATCATGACCCTGTGTTGGCAGCACCAGCCTGAACTCCGCCCTAGTTTTGCTGGCATCTTGGAACATCTTCCATACTGCATTCAGGTGTGCCCTCTGACCTGTCTTGACCATCTTGATCTTGAGGGTCAGGAGGGCAGCCATAGAACAATGTTGTGGtcccctgctctccttcccctccccattaCAGGACCCTAATGTGCTGAATTCACCCCTGCCAATGGAGCTGGGGCCACTCTGGAGCAGGAAGGAACTTCTGGGCTGGGAAGCAGGTCTTTGGAGGGCCTAAGATCCCCACAGTCCCAGGAACAGAATCTGGAGAGCTTAAAGAACTGGGGAGGGAGCCTCCTTGGCCCCTGGCTGCCCTCTAGTCTCAAAACCCCCAAATCCAAGGACTTCCAACCTCAGGGGGGATTCCAGAGGAATCCAAAGGAATCCCCCCTATGGCTCTTGGGCCCCAAGGGGCCCTGACGGTGAGGACTCAAGCACTGACAGTAGCAGTggttcctccctgccctcctccacagGCTTCTAGGGAGCTTGTTATTCCAGTAGCCTCTGTCCCCTGCAGTTCGTTCTGCATGTCTGGGCCTGTCTCAGGGCTGGCCTGGCACCACTGGACCCTCCATCCTGGAAACCAGCtcaggcttcctggagaagagtTTGGCCACTCCCAGCCTTTGATCTTTGGGACCAGAGTTTGAAACTGCCTCCTGCGGGAAGCCTCTAGATTACCCGTTCCCCATGAGCATCCTTCATCTACAGATGCCTCCAATCCTACAGATGCCTCTAATAAAGAGCTCTTCTCATACCCTCCAGTGATCTGAGTGGACATTAGGGATGCCAAGGAAGTGAGAAAGGgatcagaggagggaggggttgAGGCCTGAGTCACCAAAGCTGGTTTTTGAGTTTTATTGGGAAAGGCTGTCCATTGTAGTGTGGGAGGTTAGACCAATAGATCTAGTGCCTGcgaaataaaattcattattgGCCTCTCTAGAGAGATACGCAGCCCCCTCAGAAGAGCtgggctgaggaaggagcccattgtctcagccacccctcccccacccccaccccccggttAATTAGTGCCATCGGTTCTGGGAACTCTGGGTCTTGTATGGGGGACAGCCCCCAGCGCGTGCAGTGCGTTCCCATAGTGGTTGGCACCTGGCCCTGCAGAACCGTGTGAATGGCCCCGCACTGCGGGGTTTCAGTCTCTCCCCGGCATGCATGGCGGGGACGCAGCCGCAGGTCCATCTGTTAGAACCGGGGCCCAGCCTCATCTCTCGGCCAGGCTGGCCAGGATGCTAATGAGATTGTCCAGCCCCAGCAAATAGCCGTCCTCGCGGTTGCCCTCCTCCCAGGGCCGCCGGTGGTCCAGGGTCTGGCCGTCAGGGAGGGGCGTGGTCTTGCCGAAGTCGATGAGCCACACACCTGCGCGATGGCAGTGATCGTGCACGAAGAGTAGCGAGCTGCCAATCACCTGCCGAGCCCCACACGGTCAGGCCACAGCCCCTTCCTGGAAAAGCCCCCATCCTATTCCTGCTGTAGCCCTCACAGAGCCTACCCCTCTTACCTCGTGCCTCCTAAAGAACTCAGAGACCTCCAGGGTGTCCCGGATCTGCTGCAGACGGTTCAGATACCTCCTCTGGAGAGGACAGGAGGATAGAGGGCAGATAAACTAAATACTAATTGAACCTCTGCTAATACTAGGGGCCACGATGCGTGCTTGGCTTGGCAGATACCGTGGTGAGGAAGAAACAGGCCCCCCCAGGTGCAATAAATGCTACGATGGGGGCCACAGGCGAGGGCACCAGACTGGATGACCTAGGGGCACCCCTCGGTTTCAGGTTCCCCAACACCAGGATCCGGAGCTCACCAGCACTTCTGCATCCCCTTGCACAAACTCCTCGAAGACGCGAATCACCTGCTCCCGGCTTCGCGTGGTCTTAAAGTCGGTGCTGCAGGAGCCGTCGGCTTTCTGAAGGAAGTGGGACAGGAAGTGTCAGGGTCCCCGTGTCTCTCCTCTGCTCGAGGGGAGAGGATCGGGCCAGAGTAGCGGTACCTCCCAGGACGTTGGCTGCCAGGGACAGCGGGAAGGCCGCCAGAGAGGGCCTCGTGGTGGGGGTCAACAAGGAGAGCAGACACCGCCCAgtggggtaagggcagagggagggccagCACGCTGCAAAGCGAAGCGGGCCTGGCCCACCTTGATGCCTTCGATGCGGAAGCCGAGCGTGGTGCTGGAGCTGATGCCTTCCCGCCACTGCATGTAGCGTGGCTTGGTGACTGCGCGCTGCGCGTGCTCCTCCTCGGTAGGTGCCGCAGGGTCTACAGCCAGCATCTTCTTGTACATGTCCTTCCGCAGCTTGGGCCGCTCGCGGGCTTTGGTCAGCTCCTCTTCCAGGTAAGTCCTGCAGAGGCGCGGGCCGCGGTGGGGCATAAGAGAACGCACACCTGGACCCTGCCTGGCGCGGCTCTGGGCACCCGGGAGAGCGCTCAGCCCCGCCCAGTGCCCCCGCGCGGACAGCCAGGGCACGTGTACCTGACGCCCATCTTGCAGTCAAGGACGCAGGGCCCATCGAAGCCGTCGAGCAGGTCCTGCAACTGCAAGTAGCTCTCGCCATCGCGCTCCACCACGCCGTGGAAAGCGGGCACGCAGCCGCGCAGCGCGTCCGGCCATGAGCCGCGCCAGGCAGTAGCGCTCCGGCTCCGAACTGCGCTTCAGGATCAGCCCGCTGGTGCCCGCCGCCTTGAAACTCCCTGCGGACTGGCACCAGTTAGCGCGGCCTGGGCCCTTCCTTCGCCGGGCACCCGCCCgccaccccccactccctgcgCCTGCCCTGTGCTCACCCGTGTGCCCAGCCAGCTGCACCCAGGCGTAGCGCTTCTTGAAAGGGCTCATGACGGGCAGATTCACCATGGTCCGGATCTTCTGCCAGTGGCTTTTCTGAAAGCGACAGGGTCCCGGCGTGCACGTTGCCGTCAGCAATGCATAGGCCCTCCCTCCTTTGGCACGGGgtctcctcctgccccaccccaccccaccgcaAGCAGCTAGGGCCCCGTGGTTCCTTCActccctcactcactcactcaaggAAAGTTTATTGTGAGTCTGTGTGGAGGATACGGAGACAGGCACAGTGTGATGACAGATACCCTGCTTCTCAGTCTCTCCTGGTACTTGTTCATTGGTATACATATTTTATGCTGCATAAATACACTTTTTCATCATCTTTCCCTTAGCTTCATTCATACTTGTAAGTCATTCATTTTGTTATTCAATTAATATATGCCAGGTACGGTGCCAAGTACTGGGGTATTGACTGGAGAACAGGATAGTGATTCAGTGGGACAAATAATTAAGTTAGTAGAATGCGTTAGGTAAGTGCTATGACAAGGGAAAATACAGGAGGCTCTCCATCGTGCTGAAAAGAGCCCTGGACTTAGTGTCAGAAGGCTCAGGTTTGCACCCCAGTTCTGCTGCTCCAGCTGTGTGGGTAGATTACTAAAGTGTTTGGTCAAGGATTCAGAACTTTCCTGAGCATGAGAATCACCTGATGGTCACCCATGTTAAAAAAATGCAGACACTCAGGTCTGCCTCAGGGAAATTCTGAGTAGGTCTGGGTGGAAtcaaaaatttgcatttctaacaatgcCTCAGGCGATTCTGGGGCCTGAGAAGCCTGTGagtgtcagtttcttcatctgtaaaatggggaaataatcaCTCTTGCTGGGTTGTTATGAGTAGTAAATGAGGTTTGAGTGTGACAAGCTCCCGCCCCCCTACCCCTGGGACCCCATTCCTTGGTATGAAGCAAAGCTGGACAAATCTGGATTACTGTTTCAGTCACTTTGGACCATTGGTTACTCTCTTTTAGGGAGACAAACATGGAGACAAACCTTTGCAAAGGCCGAGGCCAGAGAGGCTAGCCTGGCAGGGCCTGGGGAAAGAATGACTTGGGGCTCCCCAAGACCCTCTTGCTATTCCTGGATGCCATATCATAAGTCCTCACCAGTTGGCTAGGGCCAGGCTACCCTTGGTCTTCTTAGTCTAGACCCAGAAACCTAAACTTTGAAAACGGGATGCAGAGCGGAGAGCCCGTCAGCTCAGATGAAACTGGGAGGGAAATGTAGACTTTGGTGTACCTCCTGCCTCACCAACATTGCTTCTGGCCTCCACCCAATCCTGAGAGCATCTCATACTTTGGACCTTTCCTTTTCCCACCCAAAACTCATCAGTCCTGTGTCCAACCTCTGAAGCACACAGGTTTGCTCATCCAAGCTATGTGTCTGCTGTCTCGCCCCCGGGGTGCTTGTCTAAGAGGAGTCAGATGTGTGTTGCAGGAGTTACAGGGCTCGAACTTAGAAATCCAGCCTCCCTGAAGTcgtttgagagagggagaactgGCACAGCAGCCTAAGCAGGGCAAGGCTGCTGACCAGCAAGCCCCTTCCcgtggggaggagatgggggttAGTGACAGAGCCCTGGAACCAGGTGGCTCTATCACTTTTTAGCTGAGCGAACCCAAGCGAGAATTTCATCTGTGTGAGCCTGTTTCCTCTGGGAGGATGTAGCTGCTGCCATAACACGAGCCACCATTTACTGACCGCCTACTGCCTGCCAGGCGCGTCTCCTCTTCCATCAGAAAGCATTGCTCCTGCTTTCCTACTGAAGTCCCTACATGGCACACTGGGGTGTGATCACATGTCCAACCCCCAGGGATCTGGGGGTGTAGCCAGAAGCAGCCCACTAGAAGCATGACATCTCTTTCAAAACTCCCTTTTTACTCTTTAAATACATACAAGGTTTGCATTCTGCTGCATAATAAATCcaagttttattataaaactcTCCCACCTCCAAATCCTCAAGTAAAATTCCAGGAAGATGTATGTGCCATGTGTATTCAGTGGCACCATCTTACACCCTCTTCTCCCACTCAGGATTTTCCGATCATGCACATGCATATCAAGTGCACGAGGCGGTGGGAGCATTACTgtcattttacagaaggaagTCAAGGCTTAGAGGCGTTCATATCCCCTCActccctgcctccagcagccCAACCTCCTCCCTGTGTTCCAATTACCCCAGCAGTTTCCAAAATCCATGCTACCACCCCAGCTCCCTTTGGGGGGTCAAATGGGACCCTGTGTGAGAAAGAGCTTtgtagggggcacctggtggctagtcagataagcatctgactcctgatttcagctctgtcatgatctcagggtcatgagatccagcccctctTCAGGCTCCCgcgctgagtgtgaagcctgcttaggattctctctctccttttccctcagcccctctcagCTCTTGctcttcttaaaataataaaataaaataaaataaaataaaataaaataaaataaaataaaataaaataaaataaaataaaataaaatagctttgtATAAGGTGAAGCAATTTGCAGCCACAAGATGGTGTGTCTGCTCTCTGGGGAAACACTGAGATCTGCCTGGGACCACTCTCTTCATGCAAAGGCATGGGTTTAATGGTATGGTTTCAGGCAGCTTTAGGGGCCCACTGGCAGAATTTTGGGGGCAGTGGGACCCGAATGGCCTTAGATGGTGTATCTAGTTCTGTAGCCAcaccagcagaggagggagacagCCTTGGGTGAGGTGAGATGGGAGAACTGCACCATCCTTTCTTCCGGAATCTTGAAAGAGCAGTGAGTGGAACTGGAAGGTGGGAAGTGGGCCCAGTGGAAGAGGATTTAGTCCCTGCAGTCCTGGGCTACTGCCACTTGATTGGTGCGTGACAACACAGCACTGACTTGTTTCCAAGCTGAGGTAAAATGGGGTCATCACCTACTCTCCTCACTCCAATTCTGTGAGGATCATATCAGCCAAGAACCAACAGCACCTACAGCTGGTTTTGGCCCTGCAGGTTACAAAGGGCTTTCATCTGAGCCCTCCCAGCCACCCCCTGAGGTTGGTAGAACAGGATTAACTCCCCTGCCAATGATGGATGGATGTGGTCAAACATGGAAGGAGTTTATGCAAGTATCAATGAactcaccaccatccatcttaGGGAGCTACCTCCTCCAGGGAACATAATGCAGATAAAAATGCATGTATCCAAAAAGGCTCTTGAAGAGTCATTCttcaggggtgggtggggattcTGGCATATGAACAACAGCAGGGAAGATATTTTTGAAGCAGGTAAGGCTTTTATTGTATGGACATCAGAAAGCAGATTTATTACGTCACAGAGTGAAATCTAGCTGGAAGGAGGGCCGAAGCCCCAACCTCTGGCCCAGCCTACTCCCCCACAGAAGTCTGGGAAACCAACTCACAGCCAAAGGACACCTGGGCATCTTGGGGCAAATAACCCAGGAGAGCTGAGTATGTGAAAGAGTCTTAGGAAGTCACAGGGGCCCCTTCTGATCCTCACCCCTGGAGCTGCACACAGAagcatctctctctctgggaAGGGCAAGACACTAGCCTCAGAGGCTCCTTCATCCAAGCTCCATTTGGCAGGCCTGAGGACTCCTTCTTAAATCACACCAGATACTCAGTGTACCTTCCGCCAGAATGGACCCTAGTCTTTGCTACTCATTCCTATACCTCCTGACTCCCACTCCCTACCTCTAACCACTCAGTCTCAGGCAGAAGCCCTCTGGCAGCCCAACCCCCTCCTCATGTTCCCATTGCCCTATCAAACCAGCACTccctgtggtggtggtggtggcgagAGCAATcagtttaaatttataaaatgatttgcGCTAAGGTATAAGTGACCCACGACTTCACCCTCCCAGGggcatttgctttttaaaaaggaagtctgTTAACCTAAATTCTGCACTATAATTAGTGAAAAGCGAAGTATGGGAGTTTTGGGTCCAGGACAGGATGGCATCGAGGTCTCCTTACCTATCCTGGAGCACTGAAAGAAGAGAACCAAGTGAACAGGAGCCAAACACCCTGTCTTCTGCTACAGAACACCCTAAAATTGTTTAAAGAGGCAGGCAAGGCCTAAGAATACAGTCATGCCAGTTGCTCTTGGGGGTAGGCCCCCAACTCCTCTCCTGATCTGTCTGGGTTTCCCTGCCCACAACTTTCTCCTCTACCAGAAGAGGGgccccaggagggaggcaggtTGCCCAGTCCCAACTActctggtgggggcggggagcccaGCTCCAGGCTCTGGCAGGATGTGTGGTGGTCCTAGGAGACCGAGCCTCTCCGTCTTGAGTGAAGCCAAGACACTCAAGACACCATGTGCCATGTGTAAGTACGTGCCAGGCAGAGGCAAGGTAGAGCCTTCGGGCCTGCGTCTTGCTCCGAGCTAATCCGTTATGTACCCAGGCCCGAGTGTAAAGGACTGGCCAGCGGGCAGCTGCAGAACCCTTCTCCCAGGCGCATCCTTCACGGCCCGCCGATGGCCTCCGCTTCCTGCCTGGGGAAGCCCTAAAGGCAGCCTGGGCGGGCGCTCTGTGCCGCTCCCGGACTCGCCGCGAGGCAAAGTCCGCGCCGGGCCCTTCCACGCGGACGCAGGCAGCCTCTGTCAACAGCTACGGGCTTATCTGCCGCCGCCGTGGCTGTTTGCCTTCGGGGAGGCCCCggcgggctgggggtggggaaggcctgGGAGCCGCAGCCTTGGAGCTGGAAGGGCCCTCGGCGACCATCTGCTCCAGCTCCTGGCGGCGCCGGAAGACCGCGAACCTTGGGGAGGGAGAGACCGGCCGAAGACGCCCGGGCACAGCTGCGACTGGTCTCCGGAGCCTTGACCCCAGCCGGGCTGCTTACGTTGCAGGCAGGCTTGGGCCGCGGGACCTCCTCCAACTGGGGGCGGAAGAGGGAAGCGGGGGGCTGCGCTCCTGGTGTACTTTCTTCTGCACCCGCTTCTCGGCTTGTCAGAGACCTGACCAGGGCAGCGGTGCACCCAGGACAACTGCTCCGCATTtcgggggaggtggggaagaaggagTCCTCTCACTGCCCCACATTCCACCGCCCTGGAAATCCCTCGGTGGCACCCGCATCCCTGTAGGAGCCAGGGTTGTACTAGGAATGATCACGGAGCAGGGGTATCCTTATCTccgggggaggagagagggactCCCCGCGCCCGACGCTTGACGGcggcgtgtgtgtgcgtgtgtgcctgcTCTATGAGACCTTTTCCCCTTGTGTCCCTTACAAATCACGCTGCCCTCTGGGTACTATAAGTCTCAGCGGGTAACTGAGTCACAGATCACTGGAAGTCCTTACAGGGTCTCCTGCGCCTCGTCCAATCCGAACGAGCCGCGAAGCCCGGGTTCAGCAGGCGGAGGCCGCGCCTCAGGGCTAGCCGCGCCGCAGGGCTCGCCGCGCCTCAGGGCTATCCGCACCGCGCCCAGGCCACCCCGGCGCGTCCGCAGCTCTCACCGCCCTTCTGGGCGGGCCCGGAGCCACCAGAGCCTGCGGGGCGCCCTTCACCTCTCCCTCCGCTCCAGGGACACTTGCATAACGTGGATCTAGAGCAACTCCTTCGCGTCGACCGCGggtagttatttaaaatatttggccTTGGTTAAAAAGAGGGGACAAGATGGCTATCCCAGGCGCTGCACACCCCTAAGGGGCAGGCACTGGGAATGGCTTCGGTGCACCCTGACCCGGGTTATCCGAGGGTCAAACCTGGCCCCAGAACACCCAGGTTACAGAGGCGGCGATTAGCAGGAGGATCCCGCCCTTTCAGCCTCAGTTTACCTCCTCCCGGTTTAATTAGGAGCAGTAAACCGGGGGAGGGCTGCATTCCACTCCCTGCCGGAGCCACCAGCCCCgagcccctcccttctctgcgTCCACGCCTCGTGCGGGCGCCGGGAGCAGACGGCGGCAGCTCCGGAGCAGAGCCTAGAGCGCCGCTCCACTCCCACTCAGGAGAGGGAAACCGTGGCAACGGCGGGGGTGGGGCCGCCGCGCGggagagggggcggggagagagggagactcgTTCGCCCCTCTCCCTCCAAGAGTTTGCGGGGCAAGTCCAAGCGCCTCCGATCCCTCCGGCCCTACTCCCTAGCCGGCAAGTCACGatctccacccccgccccacccggCGCCCACGGCCGGTCGCAgactcctcctccctctccttcttagACGCCCTACGGCCGGGGCCGCGACCCGCGGGTAGAAGCCCGGAGAAAACTGCCAAGGCGGGAGGTCGGCCCGGGCCCTCCCTGCGACACCGATGCCCCAGCTAAGCAGTGAGGGTCAGACCCTCGGCGGAGGGAGCTGAGCGCGGGAGTCAGCCCTCTGCCAGCTCAGAGCTGGGTCCGCCGCGCGCAGCCCCCGCGCCCCGCGCTGGCCCCGCCCCCGCGGCCCATACCTGACCCACGTCCTCGCTGGCTTCCAGCTGCACGTTGCCGCGGCTCCGGCTCTCGCTGTCGCTCAGCAGATCGTCCTCCGAGTCCTCGGGCAGCGACGAGGAGCCAGTGGAGGAGAGCGACGAGGTGGAGAGGCGGCGCGGCTGCTGCAGGTGCGAGGAGCCCACGGCCGGGAGCCAGCCACCCTCCGGCTCCGGCGGCCCCGGGCTGGCAGGGGGTACGTCCGGCTCCTCGGCTGTCACAGTCAACTGCGGGATCACCGGGGCAGGGGGAGCCCGCGGAAGCCCGTTGGGGACCTGTCCCCCACGCCTCTTGGCCCCGCGGGCCCGGGGCTCccctgcggcggcggcggcagcgacCGCCGCGCAGCGCGCCTCGAAGAGCAGGCGCAGCTCCCCGACACTCCGGCGCGGGGCCCGCTCCAGCCCCGGGCTGCAGGGACCCGCGCCTCCCGGCCGTGCCATGCTCGTCGGGCCCCCGGGCAGGGTCCATTTCCCCGCACGCGAGCCGCAGCAGAGCCCACCAGCCCGCGCCGCGGCGAGGACTGGAGACGCTCGGCGCCCCCGGCGCGAGACTGCCCCGAGGCGGAGCCTGCGCGGCCTGCCCGCCTGGGCCCCGCCTCGGCCGCGCCCCCCGCCCACTCCTTTCACTTTCAGAGAAAGCGCGGGCCTCCAAGGGCAGGTGCCCGGCCGGGAAGCTCCTTGTTGCTCCTCCAGGTGGCCGGGAAGCCCAGACCTCGTGGACACAAAGCCAGGGCCTGGCCCGCGCGGCCCCTCTGTGCCCGCCCTCGAGGAGACGGGAGGGGTCGCCCCGCCCCCGGGCCCTACAGTCTTGGAGATGGTTCTGCTCTCGCTCTCCCGCCCTGTCCCTCCCGCTCCTTTCCGCCTTCCATCCATCCTGGGCCAAGGCTTCCAGGTTTCCGGGCTTTCCTACGCGCCCGGGGCCCCTTCAGCACAGAATGCAAGGCCATCAGCTTCTCGATGAAGCCTCACCCCAGGGCGTGCGCCCTAGTGAGGACTCTGTCCGGGGAACAACCTGAGGCTTCTTCCCCCAAGCTCCCCACTTCCCAACGGGCAGAGAACAAGGTCAGGGGGCGGGGCCTTAATCTCTCCATTTGTCTTGGCGGAGTCCTGGGCAGCATCCCTTGGCCGCTGGCTGGCAGAGGGGctgagcccttcttcctcctttacCTA
Proteins encoded in this window:
- the ITPKA gene encoding LOW QUALITY PROTEIN: inositol-trisphosphate 3-kinase A (The sequence of the model RefSeq protein was modified relative to this genomic sequence to represent the inferred CDS: deleted 1 base in 1 codon) — encoded protein: MDGRRKGAGGTGRESESRTISKTVGPGGGATPPVSSRAGTEGPRGPGPGFVSTRSGLPGHLEEQQGASRPGTCPWRPALSLKVKGVGGGRGRGGAQAGRPRRLRLGAVSRRGRRASPVLAAARAGGLCCGSRAGKWTLPGGPTSMARPGGAGPCSPGLERAPRRSVGELRLLFEARCAAVAAAAAAGEPRARGAKRRGGQVPNGLPRAPPAPVIPQLTVTAEEPDVPPASPGPPEPEGGWLPAVGSSHLQQPRRLSTSSLSSTGSSSLPEDSEDDLLSDSESRSRGNVQLEASEDVGQKSHWQKIRTMVNLPVMSPFKKRYAWVQLAGHTGSFKAAGTSGLILKRSSEPERYCLARLMADALRGCVPAFHGVVERDGESYLQLQDLLDGFDGPCVLDCKMGVRTYLEEELTKARERPKLRKDMYKKMLAVDPAAPTEEEHAQRAVTKPRYMQWREGISSSTTLGFRIEGIKKADGSCSTDFKTTRSREQVIRVFEEFVQGDAEVLRRYLNRLQQIRDTLEVSEFFRRHEVIGSSLLFVHDHCHRAGVWLIDFGKTTPLPDGQTLDHRRPWEEGNREDGYLLGLDNLISILASLAER